The DNA window ctgtatatggcattgcgcacctgATAATGTTCCTTGTGAGGgatccttccatgtgcccaagaaatacccaaacTAGTGTTTGATTCCAATTTTTAGTTAAGATAAACAAAGATaagttgagctagccacaaaaactaggctcaaaatggattttgatggagagaaaagaggtgagaagaaagtgtaaagagggaggaatcctctttgggAACCTATGACCTCCCTCAAAAAGATGAAGGCAatcctaggctactttcacccaaagcaaatactccattggctccacattcatgactacacaaccataaatgcatacataTACTTGATCTAGGCTATTAAACATAAACCAAACAACCTAacatgtaggaatttggataaaaatctcacaagggagatgctctcaaaggagtctttaTAATTTCATTCATCAAAGtccgcaaataaatgtctcacaaatggtatttatagctagggttggaaacccaagaaaagggcccaaaataagtgaaaaaattgGCCAAAACAGTGCCGacacccgaccgggcgtttagaaCACGACAAATCACCCgatcgggcgaactttctgccTCAATTCTTAAAATCGGACAAAAATGCCCGATCGGGCATTTTCAACATCTCAAAACGCCCGGTCGCACTTTCTCTCTGGAGTCATCCGCTCTTCAGCGCGCGCTTTTCGTAAATTGGCCATAACTCTCTCCACTGAACTCCGATCGAGGCGTGGAACATACTCACGCGACCCTCTTTCAAAGACAAAGACATCGGTTTCCTTGAAAGAAAATTTGGACGTCATTTGATTTGTCAGATCACTGCTTGAATCAGACCCCAGCTACATCTTAGCTCCTTGTCATGGCCTTTTCATCGTTCTTGGACCCCAATCTACCCAAGGCTCATGCAGTACGAGTAACTCTTGAGGCTCGGAACTTGTGGTCGTATCATCCTATCCTTCTTTagaaaggatttgtcctcaaatccgagCGTTCTTCTTTCCTATCATCCTTGGGAGGCCATCAttggaccccaatcaacccacGGCTCACGTCTTCGGAGTGACTCTTGATGCCCGGCATACGTGGTCATATCATCCTCCTCTCCTTGAAAatgatttgtcctcaaatcccgCCCGCGCGTACCTACAAGAGTGAACATGAACCAATCAAGTATCATGGTACGATAAAAGGGATTAAGACCACCACAACATCCAAAATATGGTATCACGCCAATAAGGTGGGTATAATCATGCACAAAACCAAACAGCAAACtaacatattcatgcttcatcAATTCAAGACCATGTAACAAGAAGTATGAGAacataaattcataaattcTTTCATGTCCAAAGCACAACCATATGAAGAAAAGTCTTTAGCAAGGTTTCCATAAATTATTACCACTCCATTGATTGGGTTAATTGATGCATAATAGAAACCAAACATAAGCCAATTCATCACATTCTCAATTCCATTGTCGTGGATGATTCTAACATGCATAGCAATATGATCAAATGAGCCAATCTCATTCAAGAATACAGAACATTTATTCCTCTTACCAATCGACAAATGTAGGTTTTCATGCAAATAGACATTCTCAATAGCTAACATGTGACCAAGGATATTAGAACACTTCAAATAGCGATCAccataacaaaatacatcaagcTCATCAAGATATCCTTCATGCcaatactcaaataatttcaaaatatcggCACTAGATGTGGGTGCACATAAGCATATACATTATTTTACAATGAAATCCCAAACAAGACCATTAGAAACAAAGTCTTTAATAAAAGGACCATAAAACATCCCAATTACGTTGAAAGGCTTGATTGACATGCAATAAAAGCAACTAACATGCCAAAACACACATGCCCCAAGCACTTTGTTTCTATTTGGCTCAATCATCCCTGCACTATCTATGCCCAAATTCTTGAATATCTTTACAAAAGATTTGGCATTCCCATTAGGGCTAAAGGGACACAAGAAATGGTCTTTATATTGTGCATAGTTGAATATCACCAAGAAAAGTCTAAGCACAAAATCTCTAACCTCAAGATCATACAAGGGAagaccatcaataatcattaacACATCATTCTTGCTCAAATAAGGAATACTCTTCCACAAATTGACAAACTCTTGTCCAACACATAAAGTAGGTTCATCACAACTCACATCAAGTTTGCAAAAAGGTGTATCAACCAACAAACCAAGTTCATCAAAATGGATTTCATTCCATTGTCCCAACAATTTCAAGAGATTATCAAAAATAAGGGAGTAACGTGTCCATAAAACACTATGCACAACATGGAGACAAGACACAACACCATGCATATGAAACTTATCAAAATAGGCTCTACACAATTGCTCCAACAACTTTAGGCCCAAACTATAGAAAAAATGTATCCTTACGCCATTAAACACAACACAATCTACAAGAGACATATGAGTGGAAAAATCCTTCACAAAACGGCCATAGAACACTCCAATCCCATTGAAGGGTTTAACCACCTTGCATTGAAAACATAGCCAACACCGAGTTCTAAAGTCACTATCCATGTCACTTCCCTTCGTCCTACTATTCTCATCTACATACTCATGAAGCTCAAAGTTACCAACAAATGAAAGCTTAGGTATCTTGGCACGAAAGGAAGTCACTCCAACATTCAAGGTAGATTTCACAAGAGAGTAGTCATGTCTATCAATGCTAGTATTTAACCCAAAAGAATCAACATGTGAGGCAAAAATAGATTTAACATCCAAAGATTCAAGCTCATGAGCCCACTTTTTACATAAATCATCATTAACAAATCTATCAACACAAAGGGACTTTTCTAATGTAATCACACTCAATGAATCATCACAAGTAGATAAAGATAGTGCACTTGAACCTTGGGCAAGGAGTTCATCCACTTGCCCTCGTTCCTCTTGATCCTTTTCCGGGGGCATAGTTTCCAAGCCATGTGCAACTTGATACTTCACTTCCATGTCTTCAACTTTACTCACTACAAAGTCATCAACACAAGAAGACATacaagtagtgttagtgggtaaAAACTTATTTTCCTCACCAAGGGCAAGAGGCAAAGGTTCATTTAGTGCCCACCCAAGGTTGGCCTTAGAATCTAACAAACACCCTTTACTCACTTGTGCTTGTGGTTTTTCTCtcatttgatatttttcttttctctcaccCCAACCACTCTCTCTTGACTTTTTCACCTCACACTCTTGTCTTTTATCACGCTCTCTTGGCTTTTTAGACTCACTTTCACTCTCAagccttttttctctctctcggttctctctTCTATCACTTTGGATTAAAATCGATGAAGATGAGGCATCCAGACACAAACCATGAGGCACCTTCGGGGTATGGAAAGAAGAGGATGTGCCCTTACAACTTAATGAGGTGAATGTTTGGTTTATGTCCCCACCACCATGTCGATCAAAAGGACCAATCCGTACACTACATGGAACTTCTCTTTCAATTTCCCTCTCAAGCCCCGGAATTCTACAAAACTCTCCATTTTTGCTTCTACGAGGAGGCTCTTCATAACGCCTTGAGACTCGTTCCCTTCTAATCCCTCTATTAATTACATTATCATGCCCCCTTGACACATAATCACCTCTACCATGCCTCTCTCGACTATATCCTCCATAGCACTTATAATCTTGATGAGGTCTTTCTTCATATTCCAACTCTTGCTCTCCTCGACCCCAATTATCACAAGCTATCCTCCTTTCACTCCTCAATGAGTTAAGTTGCCAATCACGGACCTTAGTGTAAACATCCATAAAGGTGTACCTACACAAATAACAAACAATACACTAGGAGCTAGTCCAAGTGTGGTTAGCAAAAACACAACTCACCCACACAACAAGAGGAGATTTTAGTAAGAGCTCACTTCCCAAATGATAATCCCACCCCCAATTCACtcaccaatgtcactcggaataaggcttagaatatagtgagggctgggttcactcactctcaatatcCAACTTCCTAAATGCAAGTGCTAagacaaatcaatcaaggtatacacaTAGGCAATATAACCAATCAAGTAAAGCCAATCAAGCATGTGAAAGTAAGGTTCAATGCCTAAGGAACCTAACAAACAAACTTAGTTGagctgaaaatttatgtaactcttggctgatctttaggaatttttttgatatggctacccaaccccaaaattgatgaaactttGTAGATAACAATATTAAAGGGTTTAGAATGAGGGAAAAATATCCCCAATATAGCCGGTTTTCGAGAAGACCCTCGATTTTACATTTTCCCCAAATCTGTCAAACTAGGGCACAAAACAGGGCAACAACTTCACACATTAATTTTACCTATCAAATGATGGAATTTTTGGCTGAGATTTTTcaggaaaatagttcatatatcaaggttcacgcacaccaaaaatcagctcaatcctacaacaattgaccaataaacaagcaaaggctaaaacaaaagaaataaggaaaaacaaggaaaatgaaatttcatagaggtttaaaatcaaacacttggtaggcacctaggctctagataccaaatgataatgttccttgtgagggaatccttccatgtgcccaagaaatacccaacTAGTGTTTGATTCCAATTTTTAGTTAAGATAAACAAAGATaagttgagctagccacaaaCACTAGGCTCAAAATGGATTTTGATGGAGAGAAAagaggtgagaagaaagtgtaaagagggaggaatcctctttgggAACCTATGACCTCCCTCAAAAAGATGAAGGTAatcctaggctactttcacccaaagcaaatactccattggctccacattcaagactacacaaccataaatgcatacctatacttgatctAGTCTATTAAACATAAACCAAGCAACCTAacatgtaggaatttggataaaaATCTCACAAGGGAGAtactctcaaaggagtcttcataatttcattcatcaaagtccgtaaataaatgtctcacaaatggtatttatagttagggttggaaacccaagaaaagggcccaaaataagtgaaaaaaatGCCCAAAACAGTGCCGACGCCCGACCGAGCGTTTAGAACACGACAaattgcccgaccgggcgaactttctacCTCAATTCTTAAAATCAGacaaaaacgcccgaccgggcgttttcaACATCTCAAAACGCCCGGTCGCGCTTTCTCTCTGGAGTCATCCGCTCTTCAGCGCGCGCTTTTCGTAAATTGGCCATAATTCTCTCCACTGAACTCCGATCGAGGCGTGGAACATACTCACGCGACCCTCTTTCTAAGACGAAGACATCGGTTGCCTTGGAAGAGAATTTGGACGTCATTTGATTTGTCAGATCACTGCTTGAATCAGACCCCAACTACATCTTAGCTCCTTGTCATGGCCTTTTCATCGTTCTTGGACCCCAATCTACCCAAGGCTCATGGAGTACGAGTGACTCTTGAGGCTCGGAACTTGTGGTCGTATCATCCTATCCTTCTTTGGAAAGGATTTGTCTTCAAATCCGAGCGTTCTTCTTTCCTATCATCCTTGGGAGGCCATCAttggaccccaatcaacccacGGCTCACGTCTTCGGAGTGACTCTTGATGCCCGGCATACGTGGTCATATcagcaccatactctcgttacactcgattgttccagccggccggttttgattgtaccggcgacagatgctccaccaataatggtcaccggattggttcgtgccaacctccggatcttcagaGATTGACAAGTATGTTTTGAATAATTGCTCctctcccccggagtgtacggggtgcggacaccacgagtaggaagaggaggagtttgagaggggccgctccctcccgctctaggtacgagtggttcgggtgtccacccgtattgccttTCGGGGGCATCTttgtcgtcgatcgggtaaggccggtagccacccggaacttgcgaaccttgggtttgaggagggacCGAATATtctgtttccggactaggaaatggttgtgaaccaaaattttttattattgttattataattttttattaaatgtaattAACATGAATATtcagtgttttaaaaaaaagtagagataaaatagaATTGAGAAGACGTAGGAGAGAAGATTGTGCTGAGAGTGAAATTTTTAATCCAAAAACGCTCCACTTGTTTATTTATAATGATATATtggaaatgtaatagaaagaaATGTCTTAACCTAAGTACCTTTATCCAAAAAGcctatttaattatgtattggAACAGAGAAATTAATTAACTAGGTTACTAGAGAACAAGAAATTCAGAAATGAAGTTACAGCAAAAGTAATGAAGAAATCAATTAAAGATCATAGAAAATCAAATCAAGAGACTTATTTTATCATTGCCAGAATTCATTAAAGCCTTATACAATATagcaaacaattttttttagtattttccatattttacttttcaatAAGTATTGCAGTAAATGATTTTCACCCCTATTTTAAATGAACTGAGAAAGGAATGATAAAGTATCAAATGGTAATATACCATACCCTGTTTAGACTTGAAAGAATCAACGTCCAAATTTGGACCTTTATAAACAGTGACAGTCTGACTTCCTTCACCAAATTGTCATAATCACAATCCCCCAATTGATTTGCTGAAAATGGTAGTGCTGAAAGAAGGCCGCCGGCCGCCGTGGGTGAGCTTGGGGGCTTCTGTTTGGGTGCAAATTGCATCAGGAAACTCATACACTTTCCCTCTCTATTCCCCTTCCCTCAAATCAGTTCTGGGCTTCAACCAGCAGCAGCTATCCTTTCTTGGAGTAGCCAATGATATAGGAGAAAATGTTGGGATTTTTCCTGGTTTAGCTTGCAACAAACTCCCTCCTTGGGCCATTCTTGTTGTTGGTGTATGCGCTTCTTCCTTGGGCTATGGTGTTTTGTGGCTTGCTGTTAGTCAGGCTGTTCAAAACCTTCCCTATTGGGTTGTAAGTCTTCGTTTTTTCGCCataagattggatttttattttcttgaacTTTGGTTTTTTCACTTTCCGTGTTTTGTGGAGTTGTCATGTGTTATGTGATATATTGCTTGTGTCCTTCAAATCATTGGTATTTATGTTATTATTGAATCATATCCTTGAagaatagaaacttttgaaatggcgtgtgttttaatacacaattggtaaagtaagagaaagaattgATATAAAGTCGGATACAAGGAGAgaaaaatatatgaattagGAGGGAGGGAGAGAAAAATGAGTGAATGGATTGTGGGTCtacttcctaaaatagaaaatttagaaagtttctgctccctccgtcccggaaaagtatgaacatttggttcgacactagttttaatgcataatggtaaagtaagagtgagagataaagaaaaagtaaatacttgttattggagaatgagtcacatctcgttagagagaaaagaaaagagtttccaaaattagaaaaaaaaaatagttcatcttttcagggacgaagggagtcTTTTTAAGGGACGggccaaaatggaaatagtttatatttttaagtgaCGGGGAGGTAGTAGTAAACATGAATTGCATCTCAGAAAGAATGTTGTTGAATTTGTTGGTGTAGCTTTTTTTTGGTTAAAAAGGGATTTATTTCATTGTTTTATAAAATATCTAGTGTTCCATCCATATTGTTTCGATTCCATGTATTTCTCTAGTGAGTATTCttgttgtggagagttttgaaTAATGAGGTTTGGAAAAGGAAAAATCAGCTTGCATCATCTGCTGAATTCTTGATGTTAGAGATGAACTGAAGCTAATAATAGAGGATTATCTAGAATGAAAAGAAATGGCTGATGTTTATTCTTCTACTTAGAATGCATCTTTTTCGAACCTATACTGTTTCTATACGCGGTTCATCTTTGCTTGTGTTCGATATATGTAGAATTCACTGAGATGTAGATTCTCTGTTCATGTACTCTGCCTAATTGTTGATAACACGACAGTTGTGGATCGCTCTGTGTATTGCCACTCACGGCAGTGCATGGCTTGGGACAGCAGTTCTCGTCACAAACATGAGGAATTTTCCGGTCAGCCGGGGCGCTGTTGCTGGAATACTCAAAGGCTATGTTGGTTTAAGCGCTGCAGTTTTCACAGAGGTTTACACCATGGCCCTCGACGGGTCAGCTTCAAATCTACTGCTGCTGCTAACCCTTGGCATCCCTGTTATTGGTTTGCTGATGATGTACTTTATCCGGCCTTGCACTCCCGCTTATGGGGAAGACTCTGCCGAACATTGCCATTTCCTATTCACACAAGCGGCTAGTCTCATCCTCGCGGTTTATCTTCTTTCAACGACAATTTTGAAGGACTTGTTCTCTTTTAGCAACACCGTTTCCTATATGTTGATTGCCATAATGATTGTTCTTTTAATGGCCCCTCTATCGATTCCTTTGAAAATGACAATGTTCCCTTCGAATCACCAGAAACCCGGTATTTCTACCGGTGTAGTTGGTGGAGATGGCTATACAAACGAAACCCATCCTCTGTTGACCCCTTCCTCGTCAACAACATATCTTGGTAGCTTTTATGAGCCTGAAGAAATCCCCGAAGTGGATTTACTTCTTGCCATGGGTGAGGGAGCagtgaagaagaaaagaaagccCAGGAGAGGCGAAGATTTCACATTCCGTGAAGCTGTAGTGAAGGCCGACTTTTGGCTTCTGTGGTCCGTCTATTTTCTTGGAGTTGGCTCGGGCGTAACAGTCCTTAATAATTTGGCACAGATTGGAGTTTCACTTGGCGTGAATGATGCAACGGTATTGTTGAGTTTGTTCAGCTTCTGTAACTTTTTGGGCCGTCTAGGCGCAGGAGTCGTATCTGAACACTTTGTAAGGTACTATAACTACTTTGATCTGTGTTGAATTGCTCAAATCCTTTTGATGAACTCTATATGCGTATATACATACGAAATATTCTATTTTCATGGATGTTTTTCTGTGCTCGTGGTTATGTAATCGTTTCTGCGCAAACCTGCACAGAGAGATTTGTTAGTATCATTGAAATAGGCAGCATTTTGTTGTTTTGCAGGTCAAAGGCGATTCCTCGAATATTTAGCTTGGCTGTCGCGCAAGCACTCATGGTCGTGTCATTCCTTCTATACGCTTCAGCTCTAAGTGGTACTCTCTACGCTGCCACAGCGTTGCTTGGAATCTGTTACGGCACCCAGTTTGGTGTCATGATTCCAACTGCTTCCGAACTTTTTGGGTTGAAAGATTTTGGCGTGATCTTCAATTTCATGCAGCTCGGAAATCCCGTGGGTGCGCTTGTTTTCTCGAGTCTGCTCGCTAGTCAAGTATACGAATCCGAGGCAGCTAAGCAGACGGGGTCTTCTTGCGTTGGTCCAAGCTGCTTCCGGCTCACGTTCCTTGTTTTAGCCGGGTTTTGTGGCTTGGGAACTTTAATGAGCATAGTGCTAAGCATAAGAATACGACCAGTTTACCGAATGCTCTATGCTGGAGGCTCGTTCCGTCTGCCTCAAAGCTCTGGCCATTGATTACATGATAAGTCATTCGAGATTATAGATAATAGATGATTGAATCAGAGTAAATGTTTAAAATTTTCTTAGGCTATGCAGATGCAGACTTTTTGCTGCTCTGATGCATAATTTCTTCGTCTGTAAGCAAAAACGAACTTTATTATCCGAATATGAGAAAATGGAATTTAAATCTATATATCCATTGCATATATATTCTACTCGTTTTGGATTAATATGTtactatgtttttttaattggattaatatgTGTTAGAGAAAGTTCGGAAATGAGGAGTTTGCAGCAGAAAGGGAAGTGTGTAAAAGAAGGGAGATTGTTGAAAGGACAAAATGACTTCTTACcacaatataattttattaggGACCGTCTCTCAAAGATTAAAAATAATGAGAATCTTTAAAATTAGGCAAAGACTTgttcttataaaaatataatactaataattcaattaaaattaaatactaaaatAATGTATCTCAAAATTAACCAATCTGGGCTACTAAATAAAAAGGATAGGGTTCcatcacaaaaaaaatagaacaaaatattaaatagatgAGAGAATAGAAATAGAAGAAAAGTGTGTGAGAAAATGATC is part of the Salvia splendens isolate huo1 chromosome 6, SspV2, whole genome shotgun sequence genome and encodes:
- the LOC121809484 gene encoding protein NUCLEAR FUSION DEFECTIVE 4-like, which translates into the protein MVVLKEGRRPPWVSLGASVWVQIASGNSYTFPLYSPSLKSVLGFNQQQLSFLGVANDIGENVGIFPGLACNKLPPWAILVVGVCASSLGYGVLWLAVSQAVQNLPYWVLWIALCIATHGSAWLGTAVLVTNMRNFPVSRGAVAGILKGYVGLSAAVFTEVYTMALDGSASNLLLLLTLGIPVIGLLMMYFIRPCTPAYGEDSAEHCHFLFTQAASLILAVYLLSTTILKDLFSFSNTVSYMLIAIMIVLLMAPLSIPLKMTMFPSNHQKPGISTGVVGGDGYTNETHPLLTPSSSTTYLGSFYEPEEIPEVDLLLAMGEGAVKKKRKPRRGEDFTFREAVVKADFWLLWSVYFLGVGSGVTVLNNLAQIGVSLGVNDATVLLSLFSFCNFLGRLGAGVVSEHFVRSKAIPRIFSLAVAQALMVVSFLLYASALSGTLYAATALLGICYGTQFGVMIPTASELFGLKDFGVIFNFMQLGNPVGALVFSSLLASQVYESEAAKQTGSSCVGPSCFRLTFLVLAGFCGLGTLMSIVLSIRIRPVYRMLYAGGSFRLPQSSGH